A DNA window from Coffea arabica cultivar ET-39 chromosome 6c, Coffea Arabica ET-39 HiFi, whole genome shotgun sequence contains the following coding sequences:
- the LOC140008875 gene encoding uncharacterized protein — translation MAALHPSVEGQIGRPLFLDSATTAGTRPSVARVCVEVDVVKPVVLRVWVAIEGETDFWQRIVTKDMPSYCSICCRLGHSLEECKKSSSEFTSRHQGHQHMRLQRHAQMVAPVCNPSVNGNKENDFIAAAPTKDGSKAFENRTEVAVEGTNLTGSDVLAARTDRQEADHSCSNDIALVAKMGGEIETLASAGYGYQVTCNGAEGSLGGEKQEIHAQLVTENGHDCDENLALGNQYLGEKQQSMAAGTAMESFFVDLHGEEDRVYRDHGEIEAGLSNIAGNLSPRMVVQQARVIESSVSALNIDQSMVTARDFKQARGKGSIIMSFVHAKRIVEERRYLWRNLLVDKPNSHPWYIGGDFNVITAPHEKRGDRPFAVDEGVELVSFMEEAGVLDVDFSGSSFTWCNNQRAVQKAEVAVQPAEHVADQDDTEESQVALRKAQAELRYALSIEE, via the exons ATGGCTGCCCTTCACCCTTCGGTTGAGGGGCAAA TCGGCAGACCTTTATTTCTGGATTCGGCTACGACTGCTGGCACAAGACCTAGTGTGGCTAGGGTGTGCGTGGAGGTTGATGTAGTGAAGCCAGTTGTTTTGAGAGTATGGGTAGCCATCGAAGGGGAAACAGATTTTTGGCAAAGAATTGTGACAAAAGATATGCCGTCGTATTGCTCCATTTGTTGCCGTTTGGGTCACTCACTTGAGGAATGTAAGAAGAGCTCGTCTGAATTTACGTCTCGGCATCAAGGTCATCAGCACATGCGTTTGCAGCGCCATGCTCAGATGGTTGCTCCTGTGTGCAATCCATCTGTTAATGGGAATAAGGAAAATGATTTTATCGCAGCTGCTCCTACGAAGGATGGCTCCAAGGCTTTCGAAAATAGGACAGAAGTTGCAGTGGAAGGGACAAATCTTACTGGGTCGGATGTGCTAGCTGCCAGAACTGATCGGCAGGAGGCTGACCACAGTTGTTCCAATGATATTGCACTTGTTGCTAAGATGGGTGGAGAAATTGAGACGTTGGCTTCTGCTGGATATGGGTATCAGGTTACATGTAATGGGGCAGAGGGGTCTTTGGGAGGGGAGAAACAGGAAATTCATGCACAGCTGGTGACTGAAAATGGGCATGATTGTGATGAAAATCTGGCTTTAGGAAATCAATATTTGGGCGAGAAACAGCAGTCTATGGCTGCGGGAACTGCGATGGAGAGCTTTTTTGTCGATTTGCATGGGGAGGAAGATAGGGTTTACAGAGACCATGGGGAGATTGAAGCTGGTTTGTCAAATATTGCAGGCAATTTATCTCCGAGGATGGTTGTCCAACAAGCAAGGGTGATTGAGTCATCAGTGTCTGCTTTGAACATTGATCAATCTATGGTGACGGCACGAGATTTCAAACAAGCAAGGGGGAAAG GTTCAATCATCATGTCATTTGTTCATGCAAAGCGCATAGTGGAGGAGCGGAGATACTTATGGCGCAACTTATTAGTTGATAAGCCTAACTCTCATCCATGGTACATTGGGGGTGATTTTAATGTTATAACAGCGCCTCATGAAAAGCGTGGGGATCGTCCATTTGCTGTAGATGAGGGAGTGGAATTGGTGTCATTCATGGAAGAAGCTGGGGTTCTTGATGTAGATTTTTCAGGATCTAGCTTCACATGGTGCAATAATCAGAGAG CTGTTCAAAAGGCGGAAGTTGCGGTACAACCAGCAGAGCATGTAGCAGATCAAGATGATACCGAGGAGAGCCAAGTTGCGCTTAGGAAGGCTCAGGCGGAATTACGCTATGCTTTATCCATTGAAGAGTAG
- the LOC140008873 gene encoding putative lipid-binding protein AIR1B, with the protein MADKSQQDEVSAANKDEKNLTALCPISASKHNQLPVSSWTRACVHCAPPPPIAPPPEATCPTDVLKLHTCANLLNLTGIDIGPGLKRPCCSLIAGLVDLEAAVCLCTAIKANILGINLNIPLSLHVILNACGRNAPLGYTCA; encoded by the exons ATGGCAGATAAATCCCAACAAGATGAAGTCTCGGCAGCAAATAAGGACGAAAAAAACCTGACAGCTTTATGCCCTATATCAGCTTCAAAGCATAACCAGCTCCCTGTCTCATCTTGGACTCG TGCTTGTGTCCATTGCGCACCACCACCTCCTATTGCCCCACCTCCTGAAGCAACTTGCCCCACAGATGTCCTGAAATTGCACACATGTGCTAATTTGCTGAATCTAACTGGGATCGACATTGGACCTGGGCTAAAAAGACCTTGTTGCTCTCTCATTGCTGGCCTTGTTGACCTCGAGGCAGCTGTTTGCCTTTGCACAGCCATCAAAGCCAATATTTTGGGCATCAACCTTAATATCCCACTTTCCCTTCACGTGATTCTGAATGCTTGTGGCCGGAATGCTCCATTAGGGTACACATGTGCCTAA
- the LOC140008874 gene encoding uncharacterized protein — translation MAENSQQFGFRESNPTRRVNEVESTSIQYQLSELTSVVRQLAVGNVPQKSQPSSSSSWSSLEEIVKSLATTTTQLQQETRTLVTTTAQLQQEIRSLVASTTQFQQDTKVGMKDMETHMSQMATAINRLESHVYGKLPSQPEVNPRNVSAMTLRSGKEVEGPKVTNLKSKSEDVIEKEIEEEGHICGSPEVTLTPSIPVKSNLPPFPCRLAKTKKAEKEKEILDVLKKVEVNIPLLEAIKQVPKYAKFFKDLCTHKRKLRGDERVAMGENVSAMLQRNLPPKCGDPGMFTIPCKIGNTPIRKAMLDLGASINVMSKTIFASLNLGPLKETTIIIQLADRTNVYPEELVENVLVQVNELVFPANFYILDMGDKISLNPSPILLGRPFLSTARTKIDVNEGTLSMEFDGETVNFNIFEAMKYPEESNSVFALSVIEPLVQETFELDGKDALEVALIKYLELGVTLDVDLREELLHAVEALHSLPTISPRYEFTSLFVPEVQTKLLPSVVQAPELELKPLPKHLKYAFLGDRKTLPVIISAHLSPSQEDRLVRILREHKETIGWSTADIKGISPSLCMHRIRLEKDAKPVIQAQRRLNPLMMEVVKKEILKLLEVGIIFAISNSPLLLDRDSARKPGKDYIHMPIRYIRLPPDAFRSLQCSNNLSNVHETNLVLNWEKCHFMVEHGIVLGHIVSAKGIEVDKTKIDLISALPYSVCVREVHFFLGHAGFYRRFIKDFSKIRAPLFKLLQKNVTFDFTNECKVAFDKLKDSLTSPPIIQLSDWSLPFEIMCDASDYAVGAVLGQMVGKAAHAIYYASRALNGAQLNYSMTEKELLAVIFALEKFRSYLLGAKEFDLEIRDKSGAENLVADHLSRLLTNQEDLPLRESFPEKQLLAIDSSDAYLFCKSCDKCQRVGNISRRDQIGQTPMLFVEIFDVWGIDFMGPFPSSFGFLYIILAVDYISKWVEAKATQTNDSRVVAEFIKSNIFVRFGMPRAIVSDRGTHFCNKTITALFRKYGVLHKISTSYHPQTNGQAEMSNREVKLILEKMVLPDRKDWSLKLEDTLWVYRTTYKTPIGMSPYRLVFGKPCHLPVEFEHRAFWAFKQCNMDLMEAGGHQKLQLQELEELRNEAYENAVIYKEKMEIQSLKTEKKFIVNDHHLKPYYEGFNSEQVWVTFLDDPSGEFYFNVLIVFVMIDRRIGVSRHAHALEGVRQVP, via the exons ATGGCAGAGAATTCTCAACAGTTTGGCTTCCGTGAGAGTAACCCTACCCGCAGGGTTAATGAGGTGGAGTCGACATCTATTCAGTATCAATTGTCAGAGCTCACATCCGTTGTTCGACAATTAGCTGTGGGGAATGTGCCCCAA AAGTCTCAACCCTCGTCCTCAAGCTCATGGAGTTCTTTGGAGGAAATTGTCAAGAGTTTGGCCACGACTACCACTCAGCTCCAGCAGGAGACTAGAACCTTAGTCACGACCACCGCTCAACTCCAGCAAGAGATTAGGTCCTTAGTCGCAAGTACTACTCAGTTCCAACAGGACACCAAAGTAGGCATGAAAGACATGGAAACTCACATGAGTCAAATGGCAACTGCCATAAATCGCCTGGAGTCCCACGTTTATGGGAAATTGCCGTCGCAACCTGAGGTAAATCccagaaatgtaagtgcaatgacATTAAGGAGTGGCAAGGAAGTGGAGGGGCCAAAGGTCACGAACTTGAAGAGTAAAAGTGAAGACGTGATCGAGAAGGAGATAGAGGAAGAAGGACACATTTGTGGAAGTCCTGAGGTAACTCTTACACCATCAATACCCGTTAAATCTAATTTACCCCCTTTTCCTTGCAGGTTGGCGAAGACAAAGAAggcagagaaggaaaaagagatcCTGGACGTGTTAAAAAAAGTGGAGGTCAACATCCCCTTGTTGGAAGCAATTAAGCAAGTGCCGAAGTACGCGAAATTTTTCAAGGATTTATGCACCCATAAGAGGAAATTGAGAGGGGACGAAAGAGTAGCGATGGGAGAAAATGTGTCAGCCATGCTCCAAAGAAATCTCCCACCCAAGTGTggagatccaggtatgttcACGATCCCGTGCAAAATAGGAAATACACCAATTAGAAAAGCAATGTTAGATTTAGGGGCGTCAATTAATGTGATGTCAAAAACCATTTTTGCTTCTCTAAATCTTGGGCCACTTAAAGAAAcaaccatcataatccaactaGCTGATCGCACAAATGTTTATCCAGAGGAGCTAGTTGAGAATGTCTTGGTCCAGGTAAATGAATTAGTATTTCCTGCGAATTTTTATATCCTGGACATGGGAGATAAGATATCATTAAACCCGTCACCTATCTTGTTAGGTAGACCATTTCTTAGCACTGCCAGGACTAAGATAGATGTGAATGAGGGTACTTTatcaatggaatttgatggtgaaactgtgaattttaatatttttgaggcGATGAAGTATCCAGAGGAATCTAACTCAGTCTTTGCTTTGAGCGTTATTGAGCCTCTTGTGCAGGAAACTTTCGAATTAGATGGCAAAGACGCATTGGAAGTGGCTCTAATCAAGTATCTGGAGTTGGGTGTAACTCTTGATGTGGACCTAAGGGAAGAGTTGCTCCATGCTGTTGAAGCCTTACACTCACTACCCACCATATCTCCAAGATATGAGTTTACTTCTCTTTTTGTGCCAGAGGTTCAGACAAAGTTGCTTCCTTCAGTTGTGCAGGCACCGGAGTTAGAATTAAAGCCTCTCCCGAAGCATCTAAAGTACGCATTCCTAGGAGACAGGAAGACACTACCGGTGATCATCTCTGCACATCTATCTCCAAGTCAAGAGGACAGGCTGGTGCGAATCCTTAGGGAGCATAAGGAGACAATTGGGTGGAGCACAGCAGATATCAAGGGAATAAGTCCATCCTTATGCATGCACCGAATTCGGCTCGAAAAAGACGCGAAACCAGTAATACAGGCGCAACGGAGGTTGAACCCCCTGATGATGGAAGTTGTGAAAAAGGAGATACTTAAACTCTTAGAGGTGGGAATCATTTTCGCTATCTCGAATAGTCC GTTACTTTTAGATCGCGATAGCGCTAGAAAACCAGGAAAAGACTACATTCACATGCCCATTCGATACATTCGCTTACCGCCGGATGCCTTTCGGTCTCTGCAATGCTCCAACAACCTTTCAAATGTGCATG AGACGAATTTGGTTCTTAACTGGGAGAAGTGTCACTTTATGGTAGAACATGGCATTGTCTTAGGGCACATTGTGTCGGCTAAGGGGATAGAGGTAGACAAAACTAAAATAGATCTTATTTCTGCTCTGCCTTACTCCGTATGTGTACGGGAAGTGCATTTCTTTTTAGGCCATGCAGGATTTTACAGGAGGTTCATCAAGGACTTCTCAAAAATTAGAGCACCCTTGTTCAAGTTGTTACAAAAGAATGTGACATTTGATTTCACAAATGAATGCAAGGTGGCTTTTGATAAATTGAAGGACTCATTGACGTCGCCACCCATCATTCAACTATCAGATTGGAGCTTACCATTTGAGATAATGTGCGACGCTAGTGATTACGCCGTGGGGGCCGTGTTGGGGCAAATGGTAGGCAAGGCGGCACACGCAATCTACTATGCGTCGAGGGCATTAAATGGAGCCCAACTAAACTACTCCATGACGGAGAAAGAATTACTAGCTGTTATTTTTGCACTAGAAAAATTTAGGTCATATTTATTGGGTGCAaaa GAGTTCGACTTAGAGATCAGGGATAAGAGTGGAGCCGAGAACTTGGTGGCTGATCATTTGAGCCGGTTGCTCACAAATCAAGAAGATCTACCGTTGAGAGAATCATTCCCTGAGAAGCAACTGCTAGCCATTGATTCGTCG GATGCATACTTGTTTTGTAAAtcgtgtgacaagtgtcaaagGGTGGGGAATATCTCTCGCAGAGACCAAATAGGTCAAACTCCCATgttatttgttgaaattttcgatgtctggggtatagatttcatgggtCCCTTCCCCTCGTCTTTTGGTTTCTTGTACATTATACTGGCTGTTGACTATATTTCCAAATGGGTGGAGGCAAAAGCCACCCAAACTAACGATTCGAGAGTGGTTGCAGAATTTATaaagtctaatatttttgtccgCTTTGGAATGCCAAGAGCCATAGTGAGTGACAGGGGCACCCATTTCTGCAATAAGACGATCACGGCATTGTTTCGGAAGTATGGCGTGCTCCACAAAATATCCACCTCCTACCATCCGCAGACGAATGGTCAGGCCGAAATGTCGAATAGGGAGGTCAAGTTAATTCTAGAGAAGATGGTGCTGCCCGATAGGAAAGactggagtttgaagttggaagaTACTCTCTGGGTCTACCGCACCACATATAAAACACCGATTGGGATGTCCCCATACAGGTTAGTTTTTGGGAAGCCTTGCCACCTCCCGGTGGAATTTGAACACAGAGCATTCTGGGCGTTCAAGCAGTGTAACATGGATCTTATGGAGGCCGGAGGACATCAAAAGCTCCAACTACAAGAGTTGGAGGAGCTAAGGAACGAAGCCTATGAGAACGCCGTAATttataaggaaaaaa TGGAAATCCAAagtctgaagacggagaagaagTTCATAGTCAATGATCACCATTTGAAGCCCTATTATGAAGGATTTAATAGTGAGCAAGTGTGGGTTACATTCCTTGATGATCCAAGTGGTGAG ttttattttaatgttttgaTTGTTTTTGTGATGATTGACAGAAGAATAGGGGTTTCAAGGCATGCCCATGCCTTGGAAGGGGTACGCCAGGTGCCCTGA
- the LOC140008149 gene encoding uncharacterized protein, which yields MMIRLPSQPSARLNPSAITAFDKRSPLLRALSDSASDFGYGLSVGKEKAKLQHDYEIANIKVSELSYQSFAYGVKHFSIHVLGVVVGIRVVAKLIELFRESRLELLTSFWFLITAMFFTTAMICFLVDALIVSSFPRYRLEEAIQDLKLAKFKLDQHNAEQ from the exons ATGATGATCAGGCTCCCTTCTCAGCCTTCTGCCCGACTTAATCCTTCTGCCATTACAG CATTTGATAAGCGTTCTCCTTTGTTGAGGGCTCTATCGGACTCTGCCTCAGACTTTGGCTATG GTCTTTCGGTGGGCAAGGAGAAAGCCAAGCTACAACACGATTATGAAATAGCAAATATCAAAGTTTCTGAGCTTTCATATCAATCTTTTGCCTATGGCGTGAAGCATTTTTCCATACATGTGCTAGGTGTTGTG GTTGGGATTAGAGTGGTAGCGAAGCTAATCGAGTTGTTTAGAGAATCTCGACTTGAACTTCTTACATCATTTTGGTTCTTGATCACTGCGATGTTTTTCACCACTGCAATG atttgtTTCTTGGTCGATGCTTTGATCGTGTCAAGCTTTCCACGGTACAGATTGGAAGAAGCAATTCAAGACCTTAAGCTTGCTAAATTTAAATTGGATCAGCATAATGCGGAGCAATAG